In a single window of the Gossypium hirsutum isolate 1008001.06 chromosome D02, Gossypium_hirsutum_v2.1, whole genome shotgun sequence genome:
- the LOC107909714 gene encoding eukaryotic translation initiation factor 4B2, with protein sequence MSKPWGGVGAWAAEAEREEAEEREAAEAAAAGPTAESRSFPSLKEAVSAKRKSKKMTLSEFTMGTYSSSAGAGVGGGARVTDYNKLTPEEMMLLPTRPKERTPEEMQYGRLGGGFSSYGRSGPSAGRGMRERDGSDGSWGSGRRQYGGFDEERRGPPSRVSDFDQPSRADEVDNWAIAKKTTPSFDSGRPNRYGGLGSGGGGGNSKADEVDNWTAEKRPIPARPSSFGSGFRDSGPEPDRWTRGGGGSGFREERPRIVLDPPRGEVNETVVKTNKSNPFGAARPREEVLAEKGLDWKKLDSEIEAKKVTSRPTSSHSSRPSSAQSSRSEGPQLQGIENVLKPKPKVNPFGDAKPREVLLEERGQDWRKIDLELERRRMDRPETEEEKILKEEIDNLKKELEKDSTPASESALDQSALRDTLLHKERELEKLIRGLENKVKFGQKAVERPGSGSGRIGGSYSDRPPSQSGSSDSSRNMEFMDRPRSRGTVDGWTRPADDRRGFQGGFQGGRDRGYPGNRNVDRPRSRERW encoded by the exons ATGTCGAAACCCTGGGGTGGCGTCGGCGCGTGGGCCGCCGAGGCCGAGCGAGAAGAAGCGGAGGAACGTGAAGCTGCGGAAGCCGCAGCCGCTGGGCCCACGGCTGAATCGCGGAGTTTCCCTAGCCTAAAGGAAGCCGTTAGCGCGAAGCGCAAGAGTAAGAAAATGACTCTCTCGGAGTTCACCATGGGGACTTATTCGTCGTCCGCCGGCGCCGGAGTTGGTGGTGGTGCTAGGGTAACGGATTACAACAAGCTTACGCCCGAAGAGATGATGCTCCTCCCCACCCGACCCAAAGAACGTACCCCCGAGGAAATGCAGTATGGCCGTCTGGGAGGTGGATTTTCGTCTTATGGTAGGTCCGGTCCATCTGCGGGTCGAGGTATGCGTGAACGTGACGGCAGCGACGGCTCATGGGGCTCCGGAAGAAGGCAGTACGGAGGTTTTGATGAAGAACGACGGGGTCCGCCTTCTAGGGTTTCTGATTTTGATCAGCCGTCGCGTGCCGATGAGGTGGATAATTGGGCAATAGCAAAGAAAACGACTCCTTCGTTTGATTCGGGCCGGCCTAATCGATACGGTGGGCTTGGAAGTGGGGGAGGTGGTGGGAATTCTAAGGCCGATGAGGTTGATAATTGGACGGCTGAGAAACGGCCAATTCCTGCTCGACCTTCGTCGTTTGGTTCAGGTTTTCGTGACTCTGGACCGGAGCCTGATAGATGGACCCGAGGTGGTGGTGGGAGTGGATTCAGAGAGGAAAGGCCTAGAATAGTTTTGGATCCTCCTAGAGGGGAGGTGAATGAGACGGTGGTTAAGACAAATAAGTCTAATCCATTTGGGGCAGCGAGGCCCAGGGAAGAGGTATTGGCGGAGAAAGGATTGGATTGGAAGAAACTGGATTCTGAAATTGAAGCAAAGAAGGTAACTAGCAGGCCTACCAGCTCTCACTCCAGCCGGCCATCAAGTGCACAATCTAGCAGGTCTGAAGGTCCCCAGCTGCAAGGAATTGAAAATGTACTAAAGCCGAAGCCAAAGGTCAACCCGTTTGGAGATGCTAAGCCTAGAGAAGTTTTGCTGGAAGAGCGCGGTCAGGATTGGCGAAAGATTGATCTTGAACTAGAACGTCGTAGGATGGACAG ACCAGAAACAGAGGAGGAAAAGATATTGAAAGAAGAAATAGATAATCTGAAGAAAGAGCTTGAGAAGGATTCAACTCCAGCTTCGGAATCTGCTTTGGACCAGTCTGCTTTACGTGACACACTACTTCATAAGGAGAGGGAACTAGAGAAACTTATCCGAGGTTTGGAGAACAAAGTTAAATTTGGGCAAAAAGCTGTTGAAAGGCCTGGTTCTGGATCAGGCAGGATTGGCGGCAGCTACTCTGATAGACCACCCTCTCAGTCTGGTTCTAGTGATAGCTCTAGAAATATGGAGTTCATGGATAGGCCTAGATCTCGTGGTACTGTAGATGGGTGGACAAGACCTGCTGATGACCGAAGAGGATTTCAGGGAGGATTTCAAGGTGGCAGGGATAGAGGATATCCTGGAAACAGAAATGTGGACAG GCCAAGGTCGAGGGAGAGATGGTGA
- the LOC107909717 gene encoding GDSL esterase/lipase At5g14450 isoform X1, with product MNGVIDFRGSLGSISSKKTVMAVAISLLLVASLLGSSCGCHFPAIYNWGDSNSDTGSVSAAFGRVPWPCGESFFGKPAGRYSDGRLIIDFIANELKLPFLSAYLDAIDSNFRHGANFAASGSTIQPADDKLFDTGFNPLSLDIQLLQFQQLKERTNELYDQAKNPDITDRLPRPEEFSKSLYILDCGQNDLHYGIITSIEDQFKAFIPNIIKQFAAAVEKLFQQGARVFWIHNTGPIGCLPTVIINFPPKPGNVDQAGCIKSYNELAQEFNKQLKDTVSQLKAKLPGARLIYVDIYSAKFSLISEANKYGFVDPFVNCCGDHHVECGKTAVVNGTEIFGASCSDPSKHISWDGIHYTEAANYWVVNRILDGSLSDPPLPITKACL from the exons ATGAACGGTGTTATTGATTTTAGGGGAAGCCTTGGTAGTATTAGCAGCAAGAAGACTGTAATGGCAGTCGCAATCAGTTTACTACTTGTGGCTTCATTGCTTGGTTCATCCTGTGGTTGTCATTTTCCAGCTATTTACAACTGGGGGGATTCAAATTCCGACACCGGAAGTGTCTCCGCAGCATTCGGTCGGGTTCCCTGGCCTTGCGGTGAGTCCTTTTTTGGTAAACCTGCTGGTCGGTATTCTGATGGGCGTCTCATAATTGATTTTATAG CTAATGAGTTGAAATTGCCATTCTTGAGTGCATACCTTGATGCAATCGATTCAAACTTCAGACACGGAGCGAATTTTGCAGCAAGTGGATCGACGATTCAACCAGCCGATGACAAATTATTTGATACTGGTTTTAACCCCTTATCTCTTGATATACAGCTCTTGCAGTTCCAACAACTTAAAGAGCGCACCAATGAGCTTTATGATCAAG CCAAGAATCCGGATATTACAGATAGGCTCCCTAGGCCAGAGGAGTTTTCAAAGTCCCTTTACATATTAGATTGTGGGCAAAATGATCTGCATTATGGCATTATAACAAGTATAGAGGATCAGTTTAAGGCATTCATTCCCAATATAATCAAACAGTTTGCTGCAGCAGTAGAG AAGCTGTTTCAACAAGGAGCAAGAGTGTTTTGGATACATAATACAGGTCCCATTGGCTGCTTGCCTACTGTCATCATAAATTTCCCTCCAAAGCCCGGGAATGTGGACCAAGCAGGCTGCATTAAATCCTACAATGAGTTGGCTCAAGAATTCAACAAGCAGCTTAAAGACACAGTTTCTCAACTTAAGGCCAAGCTCCCTGGTGCAAGGCTTATATATGTCGATATCTACTCGGCTAAATTTTCTCTAATTAGTGAAGCCAATAAATATG GCTTTGTTGATCCATTTGTAAACTGTTGCGGTGACCATCATGTGGAATGTGGGAAGACGGCAGTGGTGAACGGTACTGAAATCTTTGGTGCTTCATGCAGTGATCCTTCAAAACATATTAGTTGGGATGGCATTCATTATACTGAAGCTGCAAACTATTGGGTAGTCAATAGGATTTTGGATGGCTCTCTCTCAGATCCCCCTCTTCCTATTACCAAAGCTTGTCTATAA
- the LOC107909717 gene encoding GDSL esterase/lipase At5g14450 isoform X2 has protein sequence MAVAISLLLVASLLGSSCGCHFPAIYNWGDSNSDTGSVSAAFGRVPWPCGESFFGKPAGRYSDGRLIIDFIANELKLPFLSAYLDAIDSNFRHGANFAASGSTIQPADDKLFDTGFNPLSLDIQLLQFQQLKERTNELYDQAKNPDITDRLPRPEEFSKSLYILDCGQNDLHYGIITSIEDQFKAFIPNIIKQFAAAVEKLFQQGARVFWIHNTGPIGCLPTVIINFPPKPGNVDQAGCIKSYNELAQEFNKQLKDTVSQLKAKLPGARLIYVDIYSAKFSLISEANKYGFVDPFVNCCGDHHVECGKTAVVNGTEIFGASCSDPSKHISWDGIHYTEAANYWVVNRILDGSLSDPPLPITKACL, from the exons ATGGCAGTCGCAATCAGTTTACTACTTGTGGCTTCATTGCTTGGTTCATCCTGTGGTTGTCATTTTCCAGCTATTTACAACTGGGGGGATTCAAATTCCGACACCGGAAGTGTCTCCGCAGCATTCGGTCGGGTTCCCTGGCCTTGCGGTGAGTCCTTTTTTGGTAAACCTGCTGGTCGGTATTCTGATGGGCGTCTCATAATTGATTTTATAG CTAATGAGTTGAAATTGCCATTCTTGAGTGCATACCTTGATGCAATCGATTCAAACTTCAGACACGGAGCGAATTTTGCAGCAAGTGGATCGACGATTCAACCAGCCGATGACAAATTATTTGATACTGGTTTTAACCCCTTATCTCTTGATATACAGCTCTTGCAGTTCCAACAACTTAAAGAGCGCACCAATGAGCTTTATGATCAAG CCAAGAATCCGGATATTACAGATAGGCTCCCTAGGCCAGAGGAGTTTTCAAAGTCCCTTTACATATTAGATTGTGGGCAAAATGATCTGCATTATGGCATTATAACAAGTATAGAGGATCAGTTTAAGGCATTCATTCCCAATATAATCAAACAGTTTGCTGCAGCAGTAGAG AAGCTGTTTCAACAAGGAGCAAGAGTGTTTTGGATACATAATACAGGTCCCATTGGCTGCTTGCCTACTGTCATCATAAATTTCCCTCCAAAGCCCGGGAATGTGGACCAAGCAGGCTGCATTAAATCCTACAATGAGTTGGCTCAAGAATTCAACAAGCAGCTTAAAGACACAGTTTCTCAACTTAAGGCCAAGCTCCCTGGTGCAAGGCTTATATATGTCGATATCTACTCGGCTAAATTTTCTCTAATTAGTGAAGCCAATAAATATG GCTTTGTTGATCCATTTGTAAACTGTTGCGGTGACCATCATGTGGAATGTGGGAAGACGGCAGTGGTGAACGGTACTGAAATCTTTGGTGCTTCATGCAGTGATCCTTCAAAACATATTAGTTGGGATGGCATTCATTATACTGAAGCTGCAAACTATTGGGTAGTCAATAGGATTTTGGATGGCTCTCTCTCAGATCCCCCTCTTCCTATTACCAAAGCTTGTCTATAA